One region of Streptomyces capillispiralis genomic DNA includes:
- a CDS encoding phosphocholine-specific phospholipase C: MPEVNRRRFLQLAGATTAFSALSASIERAAALPANHRSGTIEDVEHIVVLMQENRSFDHYFGRLRGVRGFGDPHPVALDGDKSVWHQAKADGTEVLPFHPQADDLGMQFLEGLPHGWSDGQEAYRDGKYDRWLPAKGTTTMAYLTREDIPFHYALADTFTVCDAYHCSFIGSTDPNRYYMWSGHTGNDGKGGGPVLGNDELGYDWTTYPERLEEAGISWKIYQDIGDGLDAAGHWGWIDDAYRGNYGDNSLLYFNKYRNARPGDPWYDKARTGTDVKNGDGYFDRLRADVKAGRLPQISWIAAPEAFSEHSNWPSNYGAWYISQVLDALTSNPAVWAKTALFITYDENDGFFDHVVPPLPPKSAAQGRSTVDASLDVFDGSATHREGFYGLGPRVPMLVVSPWSKGGYVCSETFDHTSLIRFMESRFGVREPNISPWRRAVCGDLTSAFDFSRKDSRPARLPDTDAYEPQDRERHPDYRPTPPADPSLPRQERGSRPARPLKYHPAVDGSADPAAGRFTLSFASGAEAGAAFLVTSGNRTDGPWTYTTEAGKKISDTWNPAHSGGVYDLTVHGPNGFVRVFRGTNATVGCEVTARHTGDDVRLTFVNKGSGTARLSLTDGYADRSTTVTVRPGATVHRTVDLRRSRRWYDLTVTSATDASFLRRFVGHVENGRPGTSDPAIHTD; encoded by the coding sequence ATGCCCGAAGTCAACCGGCGCCGCTTCCTCCAACTGGCAGGCGCGACAACGGCGTTCAGCGCGCTGTCCGCGAGCATCGAGCGCGCCGCCGCGCTCCCCGCGAACCACCGTTCGGGAACGATCGAGGACGTCGAGCACATCGTCGTCCTGATGCAGGAGAACCGTTCGTTCGACCACTACTTCGGCAGACTGCGCGGTGTCCGCGGCTTCGGCGACCCGCATCCCGTGGCCCTGGACGGCGACAAGTCGGTGTGGCACCAGGCCAAGGCCGACGGCACGGAGGTGCTGCCCTTCCACCCGCAGGCCGACGACCTCGGCATGCAGTTCCTGGAGGGCCTGCCGCACGGCTGGTCCGACGGCCAGGAGGCCTACCGCGACGGCAAGTACGACCGCTGGCTGCCCGCCAAGGGCACCACGACCATGGCGTACCTGACCCGTGAGGACATCCCCTTCCACTACGCGCTCGCCGACACCTTCACCGTCTGCGACGCCTACCACTGCTCCTTCATCGGCTCCACCGACCCCAACCGCTACTACATGTGGTCGGGTCACACCGGCAACGACGGCAAGGGCGGCGGTCCGGTCCTCGGCAACGACGAGCTGGGCTACGACTGGACGACGTACCCGGAGCGGCTGGAGGAGGCCGGGATCTCCTGGAAGATCTACCAGGACATCGGCGACGGTCTGGACGCGGCGGGCCACTGGGGCTGGATCGACGACGCCTACCGTGGCAACTACGGCGACAACTCCCTGCTGTACTTCAACAAGTACCGCAACGCCCGGCCCGGCGACCCCTGGTACGACAAGGCCCGTACCGGCACCGACGTCAAGAACGGCGACGGCTACTTCGACCGGCTCCGTGCCGACGTCAAGGCCGGGCGGCTGCCGCAGATCTCCTGGATCGCCGCGCCGGAGGCCTTCTCCGAGCACTCCAACTGGCCGTCGAACTACGGGGCCTGGTACATCTCGCAGGTCCTGGACGCGCTCACCTCCAACCCGGCGGTGTGGGCGAAGACCGCGCTGTTCATCACGTACGACGAGAACGACGGCTTCTTCGACCACGTGGTGCCGCCGCTGCCGCCGAAGTCGGCCGCCCAGGGCAGGTCCACCGTCGACGCCTCGCTGGACGTCTTCGACGGCAGCGCCACCCACCGGGAGGGCTTCTACGGGCTGGGCCCGCGCGTGCCCATGCTGGTCGTCTCGCCGTGGAGCAAGGGCGGTTACGTCTGCTCCGAGACGTTCGACCACACCTCGCTCATCCGGTTCATGGAGAGCCGGTTCGGTGTGCGCGAGCCGAACATCTCGCCGTGGCGGCGCGCTGTCTGCGGTGACCTGACCAGCGCGTTCGACTTCTCCCGCAAGGACAGCCGGCCGGCCCGGCTGCCGGACACCGACGCCTACGAGCCGCAGGACCGCGAGCGCCACCCCGACTACCGGCCCACACCCCCGGCCGATCCCAGCCTGCCCCGGCAGGAGCGGGGGTCGCGCCCGGCCCGCCCGCTGAAGTACCACCCGGCGGTGGACGGTTCGGCCGACCCGGCGGCCGGAAGGTTCACGCTGTCCTTCGCCTCCGGCGCCGAGGCGGGCGCGGCTTTCCTGGTCACCTCCGGCAACCGCACGGACGGCCCGTGGACCTACACGACCGAGGCCGGCAAGAAGATCTCGGACACCTGGAACCCGGCCCACTCCGGCGGCGTCTACGACCTGACGGTGCACGGCCCGAACGGGTTCGTCCGTGTCTTCCGGGGCACGAACGCGACCGTCGGCTGTGAGGTCACCGCCCGTCACACCGGCGACGACGTCCGGCTGACGTTCGTCAACAAGGGGTCCGGTACGGCCCGGCTGTCGCTGACCGACGGCTACGCCGACCGCTCGACGACCGTCACCGTCCGCCCGGGTGCCACCGTGCACCGCACCGTCGACCTGCGCAGGAGCCGCCGCTGGTACGACCTGACGGTCACCTCCGCGACCGACGCGTCCTTCCTGCGGCGCTTCGTGGGCCACGTCGAGAACGGCCGCCCGGGCACCAGCGACCCGGCGATCCACACGGACTGA